Proteins encoded in a region of the Pseudomonas viciae genome:
- a CDS encoding universal stress protein, producing MQAIRSILVVIDPEHSESLALKRAKLIAGVTQAHLHLLVCDRKHDHAGMLSVLKAALLADGYSVTTEQAWNESLYETIIDVQQAEGCGLVIKQHFPDSPLKKALLTPADWKLLRHCPTPVLLVKTAGSWKDKVILAAIDVGNTDDEHRHLHNTIIDHGYDIAILAKAHLHVISAHPTPMLSSADPTFQLKESIEARYREQCRAFQAEFDIDDQHLHIEEGPADVLIPFMARKLQAAVTVIGTVARSGLSGVLIGNTAEAVLDTLESDVLVLKPQEVEDHLVELAVKG from the coding sequence ATGCAAGCCATTCGCAGCATCCTGGTGGTCATCGACCCCGAACATTCGGAAAGCCTGGCGCTCAAGCGCGCCAAACTGATCGCCGGCGTGACCCAGGCCCACCTGCACCTGCTGGTATGCGACAGAAAGCACGACCACGCCGGCATGCTCAGCGTCCTGAAGGCCGCGCTGCTGGCGGACGGCTACAGCGTGACGACCGAACAGGCCTGGAATGAAAGCCTGTATGAAACCATCATCGATGTGCAGCAGGCCGAAGGTTGCGGCCTGGTGATCAAGCAGCACTTCCCCGACAGCCCGCTGAAAAAAGCCCTGCTCACCCCGGCGGACTGGAAACTGCTGCGCCATTGCCCAACCCCGGTGCTGCTGGTGAAAACCGCCGGTTCCTGGAAAGACAAGGTGATTCTGGCCGCCATCGACGTCGGCAATACTGACGACGAGCACCGTCACCTGCACAACACGATCATCGATCACGGCTACGACATTGCCATCCTGGCCAAGGCCCACCTGCACGTGATCAGCGCCCACCCCACGCCGATGCTGTCGTCCGCCGACCCGACGTTCCAGCTCAAGGAATCCATCGAGGCGCGCTATCGCGAGCAATGCCGGGCGTTCCAGGCGGAGTTCGACATCGACGACCAGCACCTGCACATCGAAGAGGGCCCGGCGGACGTATTGATCCCGTTCATGGCGCGCAAGCTGCAGGCCGCAGTGACGGTGATCGGCACCGTGGCGCGTTCCGGGTTGTCAGGGGTCTTGATCGGCAATACCGCTGAAGCGGTGCTCGATACGCTGGAAAGCGACGTGCTGGTGCTCAAGCCCCAAGAGGTTGAGGATCATCTGGTGGAGTTGGCGGTCAAGGGCTGA
- a CDS encoding tRNA-(ms[2]io[6]A)-hydroxylase, producing the protein MILPEIHEFLGCRTPDAWVQAALADQETLLIDHKNCEFKAASTALSLIAKYHSHVDLINLMSRLAREELVHHEQVMRLMKKRKIGLRQLSAGRYASGLRKVVRSHEPVKLVDTLVVGAFIEARSCERFEALVPHLDEELGKFYFGLLKSEARHFQGYLKLAYQYGDAKDIAQVIDKVRDAERELIESPDVEFRFHSGVPAA; encoded by the coding sequence ATGATCCTTCCCGAAATCCACGAATTCCTTGGCTGTCGCACCCCTGATGCCTGGGTCCAGGCCGCGCTGGCCGATCAGGAAACGTTGCTGATCGACCACAAGAACTGCGAGTTCAAGGCCGCGAGCACCGCCCTGAGCCTGATTGCCAAGTACCACTCCCACGTCGACCTGATCAACTTGATGTCGCGCCTGGCCCGGGAAGAACTGGTGCATCACGAGCAGGTCATGCGGCTGATGAAAAAGCGCAAGATCGGCCTGCGCCAGCTCTCTGCCGGGCGTTATGCCTCGGGGCTGCGCAAGGTGGTCCGCAGCCACGAGCCGGTGAAACTGGTGGATACCCTGGTGGTCGGTGCCTTTATCGAAGCCCGCAGCTGCGAGCGTTTCGAGGCGCTGGTGCCGCACCTGGACGAAGAATTGGGCAAGTTCTATTTTGGCCTGCTGAAAAGCGAGGCCCGGCATTTCCAGGGTTACTTGAAGCTGGCCTACCAGTATGGCGATGCCAAGGACATTGCCCAGGTGATCGACAAGGTCCGCGACGCTGAACGCGAGCTGATCGAGTCGCCGGATGTGGAGTTTCGGTTCCACAGTGGTGTGCCTGCGGCATAG
- a CDS encoding DNA-3-methyladenine glycosylase family protein, with product MPVPYQAASTFLASLDEDWRRHVEAIGPCLLQPKPARDPYEALVRAIAYQQLHAKAGDAILGRLLALFPALTFPRPEQLLATDFAQMRSCGFSASKIATIHGIAQAALDGVVPDYATALAMEDEVLIERLISLRGVGRWTVEMLLIYSLERPDILPGDDFGVREGYRRLKGLDVQPTRKQMVGIGQALSPYRTVAAWYLWRVPSR from the coding sequence ATGCCTGTACCCTATCAAGCGGCGAGCACCTTTCTGGCCAGCCTGGATGAGGACTGGCGACGCCATGTCGAGGCGATCGGTCCTTGTCTGTTGCAACCCAAACCGGCCCGTGATCCCTATGAAGCCCTGGTGCGGGCGATTGCCTATCAGCAACTGCACGCCAAGGCAGGCGATGCGATCCTCGGTCGACTGTTGGCGCTGTTCCCGGCATTGACCTTCCCCAGGCCTGAACAGCTCCTGGCGACGGACTTTGCGCAAATGCGCAGTTGTGGGTTCTCCGCCAGCAAAATCGCAACCATCCACGGCATCGCCCAGGCGGCGCTGGATGGGGTGGTGCCGGATTACGCCACGGCACTGGCCATGGAGGATGAAGTGTTGATCGAGCGTTTGATCAGCTTGCGCGGCGTCGGGCGCTGGACCGTGGAGATGCTGCTGATCTACAGCCTGGAGCGACCGGACATCCTGCCGGGAGATGACTTTGGAGTGCGCGAGGGGTATCGGCGGCTCAAGGGCTTGGACGTCCAACCGACGCGCAAGCAGATGGTTGGGATCGGACAGGCGTTGAGCCCTTATCGGACAGTGGCGGCATGGTATTTGTGGCGGGTGCCCAGTCGCTAG
- a CDS encoding bifunctional transcriptional activator/DNA repair enzyme AdaA, with protein MNRQDSLLPPHAEMVRAMLERDTAYEGVFFTAVKTTGIFCRPSCTARKPKPENVEFFAHADEAMSAGYRACLRCKPLDAAAIAPDWIQALLKAVDAEPDLRWTDALLLEQGIEPLKLRRWFKQHFGMTFHAYLRTRRLGIALGGIKEGASIDNAALDCGYESLSGFRDAFVKSFHITPGRAALSEPLLFTRLTTPLGPMLAMAERRGLVLLEFLDRPALTREIEELQQRYGYTVAPGHNHHLQQIETELADYFTGKLTAFSVPLHMPGSAFAVRVWAELQKIPYGETRSYGGIASTLGSPGASRAVGLANGQNRLAIVIPCHRVIGADGSLTGYGGGQPRKAFLLRLEKAAVQVSLPLAF; from the coding sequence AAGACCACCGGCATTTTCTGTCGCCCCAGTTGCACGGCGCGCAAACCGAAACCGGAGAACGTCGAGTTCTTCGCCCATGCCGACGAAGCCATGTCAGCCGGCTACCGGGCCTGCCTGCGCTGCAAGCCACTGGATGCCGCGGCCATCGCGCCGGACTGGATCCAGGCCCTGCTCAAAGCCGTGGACGCTGAGCCCGACCTGCGCTGGACCGACGCCCTGCTGCTGGAACAAGGTATCGAACCGCTGAAACTGCGGCGCTGGTTCAAGCAACATTTCGGCATGACCTTCCATGCGTATCTGCGGACCCGACGCTTGGGTATCGCCCTGGGAGGTATCAAGGAAGGTGCATCCATCGACAATGCAGCGCTCGATTGCGGCTATGAGTCCCTGAGTGGGTTTCGTGATGCATTCGTAAAATCCTTTCACATCACGCCAGGTCGCGCCGCCCTCAGCGAACCCCTGCTGTTCACCCGCCTGACCACGCCATTGGGCCCCATGCTGGCCATGGCCGAACGGCGCGGCCTGGTACTGCTGGAGTTCCTTGATCGCCCGGCCCTGACCCGGGAAATCGAAGAGTTGCAGCAGCGCTATGGCTACACCGTCGCGCCGGGACACAACCATCATTTGCAGCAGATCGAAACCGAACTGGCCGACTACTTCACCGGCAAGCTCACTGCGTTCAGTGTCCCCTTGCACATGCCCGGCAGCGCCTTCGCCGTCCGGGTCTGGGCCGAGTTGCAAAAAATCCCCTACGGCGAGACCCGCAGCTACGGCGGCATCGCCTCCACACTCGGCAGCCCCGGCGCCAGCCGTGCCGTGGGCCTGGCCAACGGGCAGAATCGCCTGGCCATCGTCATCCCTTGCCATCGAGTGATCGGTGCGGACGGATCGCTGACCGGCTACGGTGGCGGACAGCCGCGCAAGGCGTTTCTGCTACGTCTGGAAAAAGCCGCGGTGCAGGTTTCGCTGCCGCTGGCATTTTGA